In Leucobacter insecticola, one DNA window encodes the following:
- the hpt gene encoding hypoxanthine phosphoribosyltransferase, whose translation MDAKHLGDELSAVLHTEAELRGRLAELAREIEADYGDEPPLLVGVLKGAVMVMADLARELNFHAQMDWMAVSSYGAGTKSSGVVKILKDLDADIAGRDVLIVEDIIDSGLTLAWLKENLELRGAKSVKICTMLRKPDALKVEVDVAYVGFDIPVEFVVGYGLDYAENYRNLRDVAILAPHVYS comes from the coding sequence ATGGATGCGAAACACCTGGGCGATGAACTATCTGCCGTGCTACACACCGAGGCGGAGCTTCGTGGCCGACTCGCTGAGCTCGCGCGTGAGATTGAGGCCGACTATGGCGACGAACCACCCCTGCTCGTGGGGGTGTTGAAGGGGGCCGTGATGGTTATGGCTGACCTCGCTCGCGAGCTGAACTTCCACGCTCAGATGGACTGGATGGCCGTATCCTCCTACGGTGCCGGTACCAAATCAAGCGGGGTGGTGAAGATCTTGAAGGATCTGGACGCCGATATTGCCGGCCGCGACGTGCTGATTGTGGAAGACATCATTGATTCTGGCCTGACCCTGGCCTGGCTCAAGGAGAACCTCGAGCTTCGTGGCGCGAAATCAGTGAAGATCTGCACGATGCTTCGGAAGCCCGATGCGCTCAAGGTCGAAGTTGATGTCGCGTATGTCGGCTTCGATATTCCCGTGGAGTTTGTCGTCGGTTACGGCCTCGATTACGCGGAGAATTACCGAAATTTGAGGGATGTCGCGATCCTCGCCCCACACGTGTACAGCTGA